A window of Pedobacter lusitanus contains these coding sequences:
- a CDS encoding uroporphyrinogen-III synthase yields the protein MQEKTEDRLRKVKSILITLPKPETEKSPYFDLAKKYNLKIDFRSFIHVEGIPARDFRKDKITLADFTAVVFTSRNAVDHFFRISEEMRYEVPADLKYFCISESTALYLQKYIQYRKRKIFFGKQTAADLSEVLKKHAGEKFLYPCSDVATEDTMNFLLKNGYDLTPAVLFKTVVSDLSDLAEVTYDMIAFFSPSSIQSLYTNFPEFQQNNTRIAAFGVNTHKAVKDNNLIVDIAAPSPESPSMIMAIENYIKKSNK from the coding sequence ATGCAAGAAAAAACAGAAGATAGGTTGCGTAAAGTAAAAAGTATACTGATAACTTTGCCAAAGCCCGAAACAGAGAAGTCCCCATACTTTGATTTGGCTAAGAAATACAATTTAAAAATTGATTTCAGATCCTTCATTCATGTGGAAGGTATTCCAGCAAGGGACTTTAGAAAAGACAAGATCACATTAGCTGATTTTACTGCTGTAGTATTTACAAGCAGAAATGCGGTAGATCATTTTTTTAGAATTAGTGAGGAAATGCGGTACGAAGTGCCTGCAGATCTGAAGTACTTTTGTATTTCGGAATCAACCGCACTATACCTTCAAAAATATATCCAGTACCGGAAACGTAAGATATTTTTCGGAAAGCAGACTGCTGCCGATTTATCTGAAGTCCTGAAGAAACATGCAGGGGAGAAATTCCTTTACCCATGTTCTGATGTGGCCACAGAAGATACCATGAATTTCCTGTTGAAAAATGGATACGACCTGACGCCTGCAGTATTGTTTAAGACCGTAGTGAGTGATCTTTCTGATCTTGCTGAAGTGACTTATGATATGATTGCTTTCTTTAGCCCTTCCAGTATTCAGTCGCTGTATACAAATTTTCCTGAGTTCCAGCAAAATAATACACGGATTGCAGCGTTTGGAGTAAATACGCATAAGGCTGTTAAGGATAATAACCTGATTGTTGATATTGCTGCCCCTTCACCGGAGTCGCCATCAATGATCATGGCAATCGAAAATTATATAAAGAAATCCAATAAATAA